A single region of the Populus nigra chromosome 2, ddPopNigr1.1, whole genome shotgun sequence genome encodes:
- the LOC133681949 gene encoding uncharacterized protein LOC133681949, with the protein MQQLRSRGSSLFGSQLKRKTLNSWTAIQDTYFSTKDIFERHKVVFTIGTSVASVATAWAGYSLRHLRDSKVDQRLEGIENAMKKNYHIEHSEFKKLVDPGHSSVAACIATAGTAFVIGYGFGWRGGRWYANKKFRKEQMKLSGQIKPRRWQLLGRIKPRGWQFQFLKKRLPRSIAPENAVKTSEKMAL; encoded by the exons ATGCAGCAATTGAGAAGTAGAGGGAGCTCACTTTTCGGTTCCCAATTGAAGAGGAAAACTCTTAATTCATGGACTGCTATTCAGGATACCTATTTCTCTACCaag GATATATTTGAGAGGCATAAGGTGGTGTTTACTATTGGAACTTCTGTAGCTTCAGTTGCTACAGCTTGGGCTG GGTATTCTTTACGCCATCTCCGTGATTCAAAAGTTGATCAAAGGCTCGAAGGAATTGAAAATGCT ATGAAGAAAAACTATCATATTGAACATTCAGAATTTAAAAAGCTTGTTGATCCAGGACATTCCAGTGTTGCTGCCTGCATTGCTACGGCAGGGACAGCATTTGTTATTGG GTACGGTTTTGGTTGGCGAGGTGGAAGATGGTATGCAAATAAGAAGTTCAGGAAGGAGCAGATGAAATTGTCAGGGCAGATAAAACCTAGACGATGGCAGCTGCTAGGACGAATAAAACCTAGAGGATGGCAATtccaatttctcaaaaaaagatTACCAAGGTCCATAGCACCTGAAAATGCTGTTAAAACATCTGAAAAGATGGCCCTGTAA
- the LOC133682082 gene encoding triacylglycerol lipase 2-like isoform X3 produces the protein MAETLATQILAILFCLSAAAAASGAKVYSFNSQNSTSLSSLNANNGICKSVVEPQGYACQEHTVTTKDGYILSLQRMPSGLSGQAADKPPVLLQHGLIVDGVTWLMSLPDESLAFILADNGYDVWISNGRGTRFSRGHTSLDPYDSAYWDWTWDELAAYDLPATFQYVHDQTGQNLHYVGHSQGTLIALAAFSQGKLLNMLRSAVLLCPIAYLNHLTSPFARALVDLFIAEDLYWLGQPEFSLNGQVVNKLLEVICSNPGIDCSDLLTAITGPNCCLNSSRTKVFLDYEPQSTATKNIIHLAHRKDYLSDVKDVQVLLDNLKDHDGDKLVVQYTDEYAHADFVLGVNANQIVYDPVIAFFKIN, from the exons ATGGCCGAGACTTTAGCCACTCAAATTCTAGCGATCCTATTCTGTTTATCGGCAGCTGCGGCCGCTTCAGGAGCAAAGGTTTATTCCTTCAATAGTCAGAATAGCACATCTCTGTCATCCCTGAATGCCAATAATGGTATTTGCAAATCGGTGGTGGAGCCACAAGGCTACGCCTGCCAAGAACATACG GTAACAACAAAAGATGGTTATATTCTTAGCCTTCAGAGAATGCCTTCTGGGCTGTCCGGTCAGGCAGCAGACAAGCCGCCAGTTCTGCTGCAACATGGGCTAATTGTG GATGGCGTAACGTGGCTGATGAGtcttcctgatgaatctttagcATTCATATTGGCGGATAATGGTTATGATGTGTGGATTTCCAACGGTCGTGGGACTAGATTTAGCCGGGGCCACACATCACTCGATCCCTATGATTCG GCTTATTGGGATTGGACCTGGGATGAGTTAGCTGCCTATGATCTTCCAGCTACATTTCAGTATGTGCATGACCAGACAGGGCAGAACCTTCACTATGTTGGGCATTCCCAG GGAACTTTGATTGCTTTGGCTGCCTTTTCTCAAGGAAAGTTATTGAACATGTTAAGATCGGCTGTTTTGCTCTGTCCAATAGCTTATCTTAACCATTTGACATCACCGTTTGCAAGAGCTCTTGTCGATTTATTTATAGCTGAG GACTTGTACTGGTTAGGACAACCTGAATTTTCTCTTAATGG GCAGGTTGTGAACAAGCTTCTGGAAGTTATCTGCAGTAATCCTGGGATCGACTGCTCTGACTTATTAACAGCTATAACTG GCCCGAATTGCTGCCTGAATTCATCTAGGACAAAAGTGTTTCTTGATTATGAACCTCAATCAACAGCAACCAAGAACATTATCCACCTGGCACATA GGAAGGACTATCTCTCTGATGTGAAGGATGTACAAGTTCTACTAGACAACCTCAAAGATCACGATGGCGACAAGCTGGTGGTACAATACACCGATGAATATGCTCATGCAGATTTTGTTTTAGGCGTGAATGCTAATCAGATTGTCTATGATCCTGTAATAGCCTTCTTTAAGATCAACTGA
- the LOC133682082 gene encoding triacylglycerol lipase 2-like isoform X2, producing MAETLATQILAILFCLSAAAAASGAKVYSFNSQNSTSLSSLNANNGICKSVVEPQGYACQEHTVTTKDGYILSLQRMPSGLSGQAADKPPVLLQHGLIVDGVTWLMSLPDESLAFILADNGYDVWISNGRGTRFSRGHTSLDPYDSAYWDWTWDELAAYDLPATFQYVHDQTGQNLHYVGHSQGTLIALAAFSQGKLLNMLRSAVLLCPIAYLNHLTSPFARALVDLFIAEDLYWLGQPEFSLNGQVVNKLLEVICSNPGIDCSDLLTAITVIRTGTIAMYDYGNENDNMDHYGQPTPPVYNMTSIPNDLPLFLAYGGKDYLSDVKDVQVLLDNLKDHDGDKLVVQYTDEYAHADFVLGVNANQIVYDPVIAFFKIN from the exons ATGGCCGAGACTTTAGCCACTCAAATTCTAGCGATCCTATTCTGTTTATCGGCAGCTGCGGCCGCTTCAGGAGCAAAGGTTTATTCCTTCAATAGTCAGAATAGCACATCTCTGTCATCCCTGAATGCCAATAATGGTATTTGCAAATCGGTGGTGGAGCCACAAGGCTACGCCTGCCAAGAACATACG GTAACAACAAAAGATGGTTATATTCTTAGCCTTCAGAGAATGCCTTCTGGGCTGTCCGGTCAGGCAGCAGACAAGCCGCCAGTTCTGCTGCAACATGGGCTAATTGTG GATGGCGTAACGTGGCTGATGAGtcttcctgatgaatctttagcATTCATATTGGCGGATAATGGTTATGATGTGTGGATTTCCAACGGTCGTGGGACTAGATTTAGCCGGGGCCACACATCACTCGATCCCTATGATTCG GCTTATTGGGATTGGACCTGGGATGAGTTAGCTGCCTATGATCTTCCAGCTACATTTCAGTATGTGCATGACCAGACAGGGCAGAACCTTCACTATGTTGGGCATTCCCAG GGAACTTTGATTGCTTTGGCTGCCTTTTCTCAAGGAAAGTTATTGAACATGTTAAGATCGGCTGTTTTGCTCTGTCCAATAGCTTATCTTAACCATTTGACATCACCGTTTGCAAGAGCTCTTGTCGATTTATTTATAGCTGAG GACTTGTACTGGTTAGGACAACCTGAATTTTCTCTTAATGG GCAGGTTGTGAACAAGCTTCTGGAAGTTATCTGCAGTAATCCTGGGATCGACTGCTCTGACTTATTAACAGCTATAACTG TGATTAGGACGGGAACGATAGCAATGTATGATTATGGCAATGAAAATGATAACATGGATCATTACGGGCAGCCTACTCCTCCAGTGTATAACATGACCAGCATCCCTAATGACCTTCCTCTTTTTCTTGCCTATGGAGGGAAGGACTATCTCTCTGATGTGAAGGATGTACAAGTTCTACTAGACAACCTCAAAGATCACGATGGCGACAAGCTGGTGGTACAATACACCGATGAATATGCTCATGCAGATTTTGTTTTAGGCGTGAATGCTAATCAGATTGTCTATGATCCTGTAATAGCCTTCTTTAAGATCAACTGA
- the LOC133682082 gene encoding triacylglycerol lipase 2-like isoform X1, with protein MAETLATQILAILFCLSAAAAASGAKVYSFNSQNSTSLSSLNANNGICKSVVEPQGYACQEHTVTTKDGYILSLQRMPSGLSGQAADKPPVLLQHGLIVDGVTWLMSLPDESLAFILADNGYDVWISNGRGTRFSRGHTSLDPYDSAYWDWTWDELAAYDLPATFQYVHDQTGQNLHYVGHSQGTLIALAAFSQGKLLNMLRSAVLLCPIAYLNHLTSPFARALVDLFIAEDLYWLGQPEFSLNGQVVNKLLEVICSNPGIDCSDLLTAITGPNCCLNSSRTKVFLDYEPQSTATKNIIHLAHMIRTGTIAMYDYGNENDNMDHYGQPTPPVYNMTSIPNDLPLFLAYGGKDYLSDVKDVQVLLDNLKDHDGDKLVVQYTDEYAHADFVLGVNANQIVYDPVIAFFKIN; from the exons ATGGCCGAGACTTTAGCCACTCAAATTCTAGCGATCCTATTCTGTTTATCGGCAGCTGCGGCCGCTTCAGGAGCAAAGGTTTATTCCTTCAATAGTCAGAATAGCACATCTCTGTCATCCCTGAATGCCAATAATGGTATTTGCAAATCGGTGGTGGAGCCACAAGGCTACGCCTGCCAAGAACATACG GTAACAACAAAAGATGGTTATATTCTTAGCCTTCAGAGAATGCCTTCTGGGCTGTCCGGTCAGGCAGCAGACAAGCCGCCAGTTCTGCTGCAACATGGGCTAATTGTG GATGGCGTAACGTGGCTGATGAGtcttcctgatgaatctttagcATTCATATTGGCGGATAATGGTTATGATGTGTGGATTTCCAACGGTCGTGGGACTAGATTTAGCCGGGGCCACACATCACTCGATCCCTATGATTCG GCTTATTGGGATTGGACCTGGGATGAGTTAGCTGCCTATGATCTTCCAGCTACATTTCAGTATGTGCATGACCAGACAGGGCAGAACCTTCACTATGTTGGGCATTCCCAG GGAACTTTGATTGCTTTGGCTGCCTTTTCTCAAGGAAAGTTATTGAACATGTTAAGATCGGCTGTTTTGCTCTGTCCAATAGCTTATCTTAACCATTTGACATCACCGTTTGCAAGAGCTCTTGTCGATTTATTTATAGCTGAG GACTTGTACTGGTTAGGACAACCTGAATTTTCTCTTAATGG GCAGGTTGTGAACAAGCTTCTGGAAGTTATCTGCAGTAATCCTGGGATCGACTGCTCTGACTTATTAACAGCTATAACTG GCCCGAATTGCTGCCTGAATTCATCTAGGACAAAAGTGTTTCTTGATTATGAACCTCAATCAACAGCAACCAAGAACATTATCCACCTGGCACATA TGATTAGGACGGGAACGATAGCAATGTATGATTATGGCAATGAAAATGATAACATGGATCATTACGGGCAGCCTACTCCTCCAGTGTATAACATGACCAGCATCCCTAATGACCTTCCTCTTTTTCTTGCCTATGGAGGGAAGGACTATCTCTCTGATGTGAAGGATGTACAAGTTCTACTAGACAACCTCAAAGATCACGATGGCGACAAGCTGGTGGTACAATACACCGATGAATATGCTCATGCAGATTTTGTTTTAGGCGTGAATGCTAATCAGATTGTCTATGATCCTGTAATAGCCTTCTTTAAGATCAACTGA
- the LOC133682953 gene encoding triacylglycerol lipase 2-like: MANSLAFVLTLTLFCGLAVGSRRTKLFSDKSQNGMAAALAPSVGDGVCASMIEPQDYICEEHTVTTKDGYILSLQRIPVGRSGGTRGNRPPVLLQHGLLMDGITWLLLPPDQSLAFLLADNGFDVWIANTRGTKYSRGHVSLSPDDSAYWDWTWDELVTYDLPATFQYVHDQAGQNLHYVGHSLGTLIALAAFSKSQLVNSLRSAALLCPIAYVGQLSSPLARNAAKDFLAEALHWLGLNEFDPRGPELLPEFFHSGCVSQPRASINSNKEHDPYLSEEGTIAMYDYDDDEKNREHYGQTNPPVYNMTSIPNDLPLFLSYGGADALSDINDVQLLLDSLKDHDGDKLVKQYRVDYAHADYVMSANAKQDVYDPLIAFFRLQ; encoded by the exons ATGGCCAACAGTTTAGCCTTTGTACTTACGCTGACACTTTTCTGTGGGTTGGCAGTTGGCAGCAGGAGAACAAAGTTGTTTTCAGACAAAAGTCAAAATGGCATGGCTGCTGCATTGGCCCCATCAGTCGGTGATGGCGTTTGTGCATCAATGATCGAGCCACAAGATTATATCTGCGAAGAACACACG GTGACAACAAAAGATGGCTATATTCTCAGCTTGCAGAGAATCCCAGTAGGGCGATCCGGCGGGACTCGAGGAAACAGACCCCCAGTTCTGTTGCAGCATGGACTACTAATG GATGGAATTACCTGGCTACTGTTACCTCCAGATCAATCTTTGGCATTCCTCTTGGCTGATAATGGCTTTGATGTTTGGATTGCCAACACTCGGGGAACCAAATATAGTCGCGGCCATGTGTCCCTCAGTCCAGATGACTCA GCTTATTGGGATTGGACTTGGGATGAGCTGGTCACATACGATCTTCCAGCTACCTTCCAGTATGTTCATGATCAAGCAGGACAAAACCTGCACTATGTTGGACATTCACTG GGAACTTTGATTGCTCTAGCTGCCTTTTCAAAGAGCCAGCTGGTGAATTCATTGAGATCAGCTGCCTTACTTTGTCCAATTGCTTATGTTGGTCAGTTGTCCTCTCCGCTTGCAAGAAATGCTGCCAAAGATTTTCTTGCTGAG GCCTTACACTGGTTGGGTCTCAATGAATTTGATCCAAGAGG GCCAGAATTGCTGCCTGAATTCTTCCATAGTGGATGTGTTTCTCAGCCACGAGCCTCAATCAACAGCAACAAAGAACATGATCCATATCTCTCAGA AGAAGGAACCATTGCAATGTACGATTACGACGACGACGAGAAGAACAGAGAACACTACGGGCAGACAAATCCTCCAGTGTACAATATGACAAGCATTCCAAATGACCTCCCTCTCTTCCTCAGCTATGGAGGAGCAGATGCTCTTTCTGATATTAATGACGTGCAACTCTTGCTCGATAGTCTGAAAGATCATGATGGAGATAAGCTTGTAAAGCAGTACAGAGTCGACTATGCTCATGCAGATTATGTTATGTCTGCAAATGCTAAGCAGGATGTGTATGATCCTCTCATAGCCTTCTTTAGACTTCAGTAA